The window TTTTACTTCAGGGATCATAAAATATTTTAATTAATTAAACATAGGGCGTTGTGTTGTTGTAGTTGTTGTCTTGTTCCCCAATGAAAAACTAATAATTCCAGCTTTTTTAAAATTCTTACAATATAAGAATTAAGCAGTTGATGCAAATAAAATTACGATGAAGGTAATAAAAAAAAGAGGCACGTAGCCTCTTTAAATTTACTTTCTTAATCCTAGTTCCTTAACTATCGAACGATATCTTTCGATATCTTTATTTTTTAAATAGTCTAGTAAACTTCTTCTTTTACCTACTAATTTAACAAGAGAACGCTCTGTGTTAAAATCTTTACGATTTTTCTTGAGGTGTTCAGTTAAATGACTGATTCTATGTGTGAACAATGCGATTTGTCCTTCAGTAGAACCTGTGTTGGTTTCAGCACCACCGTGCTTTTTAAAGATCTCTGCTTTTACTTCTTTAGTTAAATACATTCCAATATTATTTAAATGATTTTTATGTATCCCATAACAGACTTTCTGTTACAGGCCGCAAATATAGAAATATTTTTGCTAAACTGACTTCTTTTAAAGAATTAAATGATAAGTAAGGGTGTCGGGAGTATGCGCTTGTGTGTCAGTTGATTGTACGATTGTATATGCGACAGGCAGGGGAGCATAAAAAAAAGCCCCGCTTAGCGGGACTTGTTTATGCTCTGTAAGGTTGATTTGTAACCAGATCGATGTACAAGTTAACCCTGTCTTTTAAATCTCTACGATGAACTATAAAGTCCAGAAATCCGTGTTCTAAAACAAATTCAGCAGT of the Zhouia spongiae genome contains:
- the rpsO gene encoding 30S ribosomal protein S15; protein product: MYLTKEVKAEIFKKHGGAETNTGSTEGQIALFTHRISHLTEHLKKNRKDFNTERSLVKLVGKRRSLLDYLKNKDIERYRSIVKELGLRK